The genomic segment CATTCCCAATGTACTGGCCACCGTAGAGGGTGAGCCCACTTTAATTGAAAAGCTTTACCCATACCTCGAGACTGCAGAGCAATGGGCAATAGATACCTTCGTTCCTGAAGCCATCTTCAATGAGATTGCTGAATCCGACAGTTCCGGTCCTAACGAGCGTTTCCGTTTCCCCTTGGAAAAGCTCGTAGCCTGTCATGCCTATATGACCGCCATCCCTTCGCTTGATTTGGTTTTGACCCCAAACGGCTTCGGTATCGTCTCGAATCAGAACGTGGTTCCTGCTTCTCGTGAGCGCGTCGACGCCCTGATTACCTCTCTCGAGTCTCAGCGCGACGCCGCCATTGAAGCCCTCATCATCCGCCTCTCTTCAAGAGACGACTGGCGCCAGTCAACCCAAGGCCAATACTTTGCCGCCACGATGTTCCCGTCGCTGAGCCTCTGCCGGCGCCTCGCCATCCGTGAGCATATCTGGGACTCTTACCAGCAGCTGCGCGAAC from the Prevotella sp. E15-22 genome contains:
- a CDS encoding DUF6712 family protein; this translates as MKLITTDEQLRLLIPNVLATVEGEPTLIEKLYPYLETAEQWAIDTFVPEAIFNEIAESDSSGPNERFRFPLEKLVACHAYMTAIPSLDLVLTPNGFGIVSNQNVVPASRERVDALITSLESQRDAAIEALIIRLSSRDDWRQSTQGQYFAATMFPSLSLCRRLAIREHIWDSYQQLRERLIKIENVLADTYFSQPQMQIFRSQVITQGSTASNLESQIIRSLQSYELQLLTDIQVHPQCYYDLVTIIREHSAEFPAWHTSPVAALYTPKVFQNKKKSSAYWF